From Rhodococcus antarcticus, the proteins below share one genomic window:
- a CDS encoding glycosyltransferase family 2 protein, with amino-acid sequence MTAQPQVDIVVATNRASPYLEAAVRSVAEQTYPHWSLIVVDDGVADPAFVPHAVRHITGARVIRHINRGLGASRNAGMAAGSSPLIAFLDDDDVWAPSKLDAQVDSLAAAADALGSFTGGWYMDHHGVSQGWGWTAATRSSTDFLRGAEPLPRIVTLMIRRTALDEIDGFLPSLTMAEDLEFTLRLLQAGPLACAPGQLTGYRRHANNMTAIDLVALRRAAEHALALVLVAAEQRGDATVLALLRENLRRSRAQWSKECARSVGAALRHLDLRTLALELRWAATTAPGSTTAAALQKAGAKLLAPRPADR; translated from the coding sequence ATGACGGCTCAGCCCCAGGTAGACATCGTCGTGGCCACGAACCGGGCCAGCCCCTACCTCGAGGCAGCCGTCCGCAGCGTGGCGGAGCAGACGTACCCGCACTGGTCCCTCATCGTTGTCGACGACGGGGTCGCCGACCCTGCCTTCGTCCCCCACGCAGTCCGCCACATCACGGGGGCCCGGGTCATCCGACACATCAACCGGGGCCTGGGCGCCTCCCGGAACGCAGGCATGGCAGCCGGCAGTTCACCGCTCATCGCGTTCCTGGACGACGACGACGTCTGGGCGCCTTCAAAACTCGACGCGCAGGTCGACAGCCTGGCGGCGGCCGCCGATGCGCTCGGGTCGTTCACCGGCGGTTGGTACATGGACCACCACGGCGTCAGCCAGGGATGGGGTTGGACCGCAGCAACGAGGTCGTCCACGGACTTTCTCCGCGGGGCGGAACCGCTACCTCGAATCGTCACCCTCATGATCCGTCGGACCGCCCTCGACGAGATCGACGGCTTCCTGCCGTCGCTGACGATGGCCGAGGACCTCGAGTTCACGCTGCGCCTCCTCCAAGCCGGGCCTCTGGCCTGTGCTCCCGGACAGCTGACGGGCTACCGGCGTCACGCCAACAACATGACAGCTATCGACCTCGTCGCCCTGCGCCGCGCCGCAGAGCACGCCCTAGCCCTGGTGCTGGTAGCCGCAGAACAACGCGGCGACGCCACGGTGCTGGCTCTCTTGCGAGAGAACCTACGCAGGAGCCGCGCACAGTGGAGTAAAGAGTGCGCTCGATCGGTGGGAGCCGCGCTACGTCACCTCGATCTGCGGACGCTGGCCCTTGAGCTGCGCTGGGCCGCAACCACCGCCCCCGGCTCCACTACCGCCGCCGCATTGCAAAAAGCTGGCGCGAAGCTCCTTGCTCCACGACCTGCCGATCGCTAA
- a CDS encoding ABC transporter ATP-binding protein — MTVLLVSLRDILRPRARKQLILGTLGSIVVSVLDSLGLVLILPLVNLATGQDDSTGVVGFLSRAVGEPSRQSLTVGLASAVVVLFVLKDVGSLVFTWWLSGFVNAERVRTSARILGAILSAPYTTIASRSSAEMMRTADSAVLQVFQYTVNGIMNLVAGAISIVAVLTALAAVAPVPTLVLVGYFGVAALVFDRLAKPRAAAAGAVMTDASLRGFRTAFAALGAVKEVKLRGTQAHFVDNFREAQLRGAYAGRTAGFLAALPKYILEILFIVAVGLVLVLGSRGDGGTGNAVGLIALFVAAGFRLLPSVSTLLTNASSVRIGNDALRIVHAEVRAQTDDHGVFALPVLEGTSTTTFNDRLTVEGVHFRYPGSDHDVLRDVWLDVPQGSSAALVGGSGAGKTTLVDVMLGLHTPSRGRVAVDGRDVSQDVRAWQRSIAYVAQDVFLLEATLAENVAFDQAPGDIDRVLVLEVLAQAQLTGVVEELPDGIDTEVGERGARLSGGQRQRIGLARALYRRCAVLVLDEATSALDNETEHRINQAIADLRGRVTVLVIAHRLSTVRHAEQVVFLDRGHVTSTGTFDEVRAASRDFARLVELGALGPDTVTSTEE; from the coding sequence ATGACCGTTCTGCTGGTGAGCTTGCGCGACATCCTCCGTCCCCGGGCCAGGAAGCAGCTGATTCTCGGGACCCTGGGGTCGATAGTGGTGTCGGTGCTCGACAGTCTCGGGCTGGTCCTCATCCTGCCCTTGGTGAACCTGGCCACCGGGCAGGACGACAGCACCGGAGTGGTGGGGTTCCTGAGCCGAGCCGTCGGTGAGCCCAGCCGACAGTCGCTGACCGTGGGCCTGGCCTCCGCAGTGGTTGTGTTGTTCGTCCTCAAGGACGTCGGGTCGCTCGTCTTCACGTGGTGGCTCAGTGGGTTTGTCAACGCCGAGCGCGTCCGCACGTCGGCCCGCATCCTCGGGGCGATCCTGAGCGCGCCGTACACGACGATCGCCTCGCGCAGCTCCGCCGAGATGATGCGCACGGCCGACTCGGCTGTGCTCCAAGTGTTCCAGTACACCGTCAACGGGATCATGAACCTGGTGGCGGGCGCAATCTCGATTGTGGCCGTGTTGACGGCGCTTGCGGCGGTGGCGCCGGTGCCCACCCTGGTCCTGGTCGGCTACTTCGGCGTGGCAGCCCTAGTCTTCGACCGGCTGGCCAAGCCGCGAGCGGCGGCGGCCGGCGCCGTGATGACCGACGCTTCCCTGAGAGGGTTTCGCACCGCCTTTGCCGCGCTCGGCGCCGTAAAGGAGGTCAAGCTCAGGGGAACCCAGGCCCACTTCGTGGACAACTTCCGAGAGGCTCAGCTGCGGGGCGCGTACGCCGGTCGGACGGCCGGCTTCCTGGCTGCGCTGCCCAAGTACATCCTGGAGATTCTCTTCATCGTCGCCGTGGGGCTGGTGCTCGTGCTGGGGTCGCGGGGCGACGGCGGGACAGGCAATGCTGTGGGGCTCATCGCACTGTTCGTCGCCGCCGGGTTCCGGCTCCTGCCGTCGGTGTCCACGCTGCTCACAAATGCTAGCAGCGTCCGCATCGGCAACGACGCGCTGCGCATCGTCCACGCTGAGGTCCGGGCCCAGACTGACGACCACGGCGTGTTCGCACTTCCGGTGCTGGAGGGCACGTCCACCACCACGTTCAACGACCGGCTCACCGTCGAGGGGGTGCACTTCCGCTACCCGGGCTCCGACCACGACGTCCTGCGCGACGTCTGGCTGGACGTGCCCCAGGGCAGCTCCGCAGCACTGGTCGGCGGCAGTGGGGCCGGGAAAACCACCCTGGTCGACGTCATGCTGGGTCTGCACACGCCGTCGCGCGGCCGGGTAGCGGTCGACGGTCGTGACGTGTCGCAGGACGTGCGGGCGTGGCAGCGCTCCATCGCCTACGTCGCCCAGGACGTGTTCCTCCTCGAGGCGACGCTCGCCGAGAACGTGGCCTTCGATCAGGCGCCGGGTGACATCGACCGTGTCCTCGTCCTCGAGGTCCTGGCCCAGGCGCAGCTCACGGGTGTCGTGGAGGAGCTCCCCGACGGCATCGACACCGAGGTGGGTGAGCGAGGTGCCCGGTTGTCCGGTGGCCAGCGCCAGCGGATCGGCCTCGCCCGCGCCCTGTACCGCAGGTGCGCAGTGCTGGTGCTCGACGAGGCGACCTCCGCGCTGGACAACGAGACCGAGCACCGCATCAACCAGGCCATCGCCGACCTCCGCGGCCGGGTGACGGTGCTCGTGATCGCCCACCGGCTATCCACCGTGCGCCACGCCGAGCAGGTGGTGTTCCTCGACCGGGGCCACGTGACGAGCACGGGCACGTTTGACGAGGTGCGCGCGGCCAGCAGGGACTTCGCCCGGCTGGTCGAGCTCGGCGCCCTGGGTCCTGACACCGTCACGAGCACTGAGGAGTGA
- a CDS encoding alpha-1,2-fucosyltransferase: MGNILYFALHAHAQQSAGRDVRVVDPDPGNAWAPALPRLGGLMVPPSGLRWSDRRLDIPTGFHQGFGTDFTRAELESFVHDVVLGARTPAGGPLVTRSAADRVVLNVRRGDYYSDPVFRGLFGFDVADYLKRALVVLEDSSGLADKVHVVSDDPEWCRQNLGWLLRDGRSVSWSTGADGVLGNFLDIAGARRLVITNSTFAYWGAYTSNVLHGDNHSLVIAPRLHSRDVDDGKPWQHDPLWLTVAV, translated from the coding sequence ATGGGCAACATCCTCTACTTCGCCCTCCACGCCCACGCCCAGCAGTCAGCGGGTCGCGACGTCCGAGTAGTTGACCCGGACCCGGGCAATGCTTGGGCGCCGGCCCTGCCGCGGCTAGGCGGGTTGATGGTCCCACCGAGCGGACTCCGGTGGTCAGACCGCCGCCTCGACATCCCGACCGGCTTCCATCAGGGGTTCGGCACCGACTTCACGCGCGCCGAGCTGGAGTCGTTCGTTCACGATGTGGTTCTCGGCGCCCGCACGCCGGCCGGCGGGCCGCTGGTGACCCGATCGGCGGCGGACCGGGTAGTGTTAAATGTTCGGCGGGGCGATTACTACAGCGACCCGGTGTTCCGCGGGTTGTTCGGTTTCGACGTCGCGGACTACCTCAAGCGGGCGCTGGTGGTTCTGGAGGACTCCTCCGGGCTAGCCGACAAAGTGCATGTCGTCTCCGACGATCCCGAGTGGTGCCGCCAGAACCTAGGCTGGCTCTTACGAGACGGACGTAGCGTCAGCTGGTCTACGGGTGCAGACGGTGTGCTTGGCAACTTTCTCGACATCGCCGGTGCACGCAGGCTCGTAATCACGAACTCCACTTTCGCCTACTGGGGTGCCTATACCAGCAACGTTCTGCACGGTGACAACCACAGCCTCGTGATTGCCCCTCGATTGCACTCTCGGGACGTCGACGATGGAAAACCATGGCAGCACGATCCGCTGTGGCTGACAGTTGCCGTCTAA
- a CDS encoding FkbM family methyltransferase: MKNFPGKAVLRPWVLAARRVRRREWSLVDLAYARPSYSQFGEDFVLATLLADSPPGRYVDVGAFDPHHYSNTYLLHRRGWRGINIEPVPAHHAELARHRTKDVNLHLAIDAVPGQVQINVSGTFSGIVNDAYPWGLTGTTVAVQAQPLSTILAEHLAPGEAIDLLSVDCEGADLVVLQSHDWDRNPTRIVVVELHEAHHITELLQGKGYVLHARAGLSGVFVREDEER, encoded by the coding sequence ATGAAGAACTTTCCGGGCAAGGCCGTCCTTCGGCCCTGGGTCCTGGCCGCTCGACGGGTGCGCCGACGAGAGTGGTCCCTCGTCGACCTCGCTTACGCACGGCCGTCCTACTCGCAGTTCGGGGAGGACTTCGTTCTCGCGACCCTGCTCGCCGACTCGCCGCCGGGGCGCTACGTGGACGTCGGCGCCTTCGACCCGCACCACTACTCGAACACCTACCTGCTGCACCGGCGGGGCTGGCGCGGCATCAACATCGAGCCCGTGCCCGCCCACCACGCGGAGCTGGCGCGCCACCGCACGAAGGACGTCAACCTCCACCTCGCCATCGACGCGGTACCCGGTCAGGTGCAGATCAACGTCTCGGGCACGTTCTCCGGCATCGTCAACGACGCCTACCCCTGGGGACTGACGGGCACCACGGTGGCCGTCCAGGCTCAGCCGCTGTCCACGATCCTCGCCGAGCACCTCGCGCCGGGCGAGGCCATCGACCTGCTGAGCGTCGACTGCGAGGGCGCCGACCTGGTGGTGCTGCAGTCCCACGACTGGGACCGCAACCCCACCCGCATCGTGGTGGTGGAGCTGCACGAGGCGCACCACATCACTGAGCTGCTCCAGGGGAAGGGCTACGTACTGCACGCCCGCGCGGGCCTGTCGGGTGTGTTCGTACGCGAGGACGAAGAACGATGA
- a CDS encoding exostosin domain-containing protein — translation MHLADIGVSPSATEGFCRLAELDRHGEHRLSADAGAADVVLFSDLHLLPHDIGLRTLRRHELYRRFPEKCFVYDERDHPWSNLPGLYVSMPGRTFDDRRQVASAYYVLIRPAVPEVALPQHLFSFLGSRSHPLRSKVLDLHHSRAVIEDTTGFVFYAAASDDQHRERYATVLADSKFVLCPRGAGTASIRLFETLAAGRVPVILSDGWVPPPGPDWDAISVRWPEDDLAGLPAHLESRETQWPQLATGTRAAFDTWFAQDVSWHRLAEGLASLVSAGVVGGFGPSVLNRPRWEAELVHARWCTRSHLRSAVNALGGLGSRK, via the coding sequence GTGCATCTCGCCGACATCGGCGTGTCGCCGTCCGCCACCGAGGGTTTCTGCCGGCTCGCCGAGCTCGACCGCCACGGCGAGCACCGGCTCAGCGCGGACGCCGGCGCAGCGGACGTCGTTCTCTTCTCCGACCTGCACCTGCTGCCCCACGACATCGGTCTGCGCACGCTTCGCCGCCACGAGCTGTACCGGCGTTTCCCAGAGAAGTGCTTCGTCTACGACGAGCGCGACCACCCGTGGTCCAACCTGCCCGGGCTCTACGTCAGCATGCCCGGCCGAACGTTCGACGACCGCCGTCAGGTCGCATCGGCGTACTACGTGCTGATCCGCCCTGCAGTGCCTGAGGTCGCGCTGCCGCAACACCTGTTCTCCTTCCTGGGCAGCCGCTCGCATCCCTTGCGCTCGAAGGTTCTGGACCTGCACCACTCCAGGGCCGTCATCGAGGACACCACGGGCTTCGTCTTCTACGCCGCTGCCTCCGACGACCAACACCGCGAGCGGTACGCCACCGTGCTGGCCGACTCGAAGTTCGTGCTCTGCCCTCGGGGCGCCGGAACCGCCTCCATACGTCTGTTCGAGACCCTGGCCGCGGGCCGAGTGCCGGTGATCCTGTCCGATGGCTGGGTGCCTCCACCGGGCCCGGACTGGGACGCCATCTCCGTGCGCTGGCCCGAGGACGACCTCGCCGGGCTGCCCGCGCACCTGGAGTCCAGGGAGACCCAGTGGCCGCAGCTCGCGACGGGGACCCGGGCCGCGTTCGACACCTGGTTCGCCCAGGACGTGTCGTGGCACCGGCTGGCTGAGGGGCTCGCGAGCCTGGTGAGCGCTGGCGTGGTGGGCGGGTTCGGGCCTTCAGTCCTCAACCGCCCGCGCTGGGAGGCTGAGCTGGTTCACGCCAGGTGGTGCACACGGTCCCACCTGCGGAGCGCCGTCAACGCCCTGGGGGGCCTCGGGTCGAGGAAGTGA
- a CDS encoding glycosyltransferase family 2 protein produces the protein MSHSVVIITWRRPLHVSACLGALADGWVTPEEIVVIDASEDDETANVVIGYPGVTYVRFPPGAGHMTRARNEGLRHVKGTCISFLDDDVRPARGWSQAVQSAFQNPEVAAVAGRVVNGDPGEDQEGVNSIGRLLRRGNLTGNFAADPGEIITVDHGIGANMSFRRDWLARLGGFRDVFPGTAMREDTDIFLRLNGLGGRSVFVPSAVVQNDSGSHVVGRRFDLRYAVWGEHNHLLLLVLNYGTSRRSPVWAYLRFRLPQLAHDEPERRPASRAARGVGRLAGMLVGGLRGLYWRQSRRGRQVREDHVGRDLRVRLSS, from the coding sequence ATGAGCCATTCTGTGGTGATCATTACATGGCGAAGGCCATTGCACGTGTCGGCCTGTTTGGGCGCTCTGGCCGACGGCTGGGTGACTCCGGAGGAAATCGTTGTCATTGACGCCTCGGAGGACGATGAGACCGCGAACGTCGTGATCGGGTACCCAGGTGTGACGTACGTCCGATTCCCGCCCGGTGCAGGGCACATGACAAGAGCCCGGAATGAAGGCCTCAGGCACGTCAAGGGCACGTGCATTAGCTTTCTAGACGATGATGTGCGCCCCGCGCGAGGTTGGTCTCAGGCAGTTCAGTCGGCATTCCAGAATCCTGAGGTAGCAGCTGTTGCGGGACGTGTAGTCAATGGTGACCCGGGCGAGGATCAAGAAGGTGTCAATTCGATTGGTCGTCTACTTAGGAGGGGAAACCTGACAGGGAACTTCGCCGCGGATCCGGGTGAAATTATCACCGTGGACCACGGAATTGGGGCCAATATGTCGTTCCGAAGAGATTGGCTAGCGCGACTCGGCGGATTTAGAGACGTGTTCCCCGGAACGGCGATGCGAGAAGACACTGATATCTTTCTGCGCCTGAACGGCCTGGGGGGCCGCTCGGTGTTCGTGCCCTCAGCTGTCGTTCAAAACGACTCCGGTAGCCATGTTGTTGGTCGTCGGTTCGACCTCCGATACGCCGTATGGGGGGAGCACAACCACCTGCTTCTTCTGGTGCTGAATTACGGTACGAGCAGGCGCAGTCCGGTTTGGGCCTATTTACGGTTCCGGCTACCCCAGCTCGCCCACGATGAGCCAGAACGACGACCTGCGAGCCGCGCCGCACGCGGTGTGGGGCGGTTGGCAGGCATGCTCGTCGGCGGTCTCCGTGGGCTGTACTGGCGACAGAGCCGGCGCGGCAGGCAGGTGCGGGAGGACCACGTTGGTCGTGATCTCCGAGTCCGCCTATCTTCCTGA
- a CDS encoding acyltransferase family protein has product MIGVPSDGRPSGRMLPRSARLDSLTSLRFPAALAVLVAHVGGMSESSTVRSVAHQGAVGVSFFFILSGFLLAWARSADAGASRFYRRRFARIYPLHAATWAIAVALALLGLTDAGSRRAQGTSLLLVQAWFPSYLFAGNKVSWSLSCELLFYLLFPLIVMTVATMRPSQQWAVVALCAILAVFVIPWVAPSDYWAYNFPPARLIEFIAGVCLAHRVRDGWRCPVPLSVASMTLVLAAALSIIAPSTSKPVAVTAIPIALVILAAVDREQSGTMGLLGHPRLVTLGVWSFALYLVHNIIVELVLHVTGYLTFPALAAVAPCVLLASVGASYLAHRWIEAPAERRLRGPGRRPVSLDR; this is encoded by the coding sequence ATGATCGGTGTACCGTCCGACGGTCGCCCATCCGGGAGGATGCTGCCTCGTTCGGCCCGTCTTGACTCCCTAACCAGCCTGCGTTTCCCTGCTGCACTGGCAGTGCTTGTCGCGCACGTCGGAGGTATGTCCGAGTCGTCCACAGTGCGCTCAGTGGCCCATCAAGGCGCCGTGGGGGTGAGCTTCTTCTTCATCCTCAGCGGATTCCTCCTCGCCTGGGCCCGTAGTGCAGACGCCGGGGCATCAAGGTTCTACCGACGACGCTTCGCCCGGATTTATCCCCTTCATGCAGCGACGTGGGCTATTGCGGTTGCTCTTGCGCTTCTCGGGCTCACCGACGCTGGCTCTCGACGCGCCCAAGGGACATCCCTGCTTTTGGTCCAGGCTTGGTTCCCCAGCTACTTGTTTGCCGGAAACAAGGTATCGTGGTCGTTGTCCTGCGAGTTGCTCTTCTACCTTCTGTTTCCACTTATAGTGATGACGGTAGCTACTATGCGTCCATCTCAGCAATGGGCAGTGGTCGCCCTGTGCGCGATTCTGGCCGTATTCGTAATTCCTTGGGTCGCACCTAGCGATTATTGGGCTTACAACTTTCCGCCGGCACGACTGATCGAGTTCATTGCCGGTGTCTGTCTCGCCCACCGGGTCCGAGATGGCTGGCGATGCCCAGTGCCATTGTCCGTGGCATCGATGACCCTGGTTCTCGCCGCCGCGCTATCGATCATCGCGCCATCAACGAGCAAGCCCGTGGCCGTCACCGCAATTCCGATCGCCCTGGTTATTCTCGCAGCCGTGGACCGAGAGCAATCTGGAACCATGGGTCTGCTCGGACATCCTCGTCTCGTAACGCTGGGTGTGTGGTCATTCGCGCTCTACCTGGTTCACAACATCATTGTCGAGCTTGTTCTGCACGTCACTGGCTACCTAACATTTCCTGCGCTGGCGGCGGTCGCACCGTGTGTACTTTTGGCGAGCGTTGGGGCTAGCTACCTGGCTCACCGTTGGATCGAGGCGCCTGCGGAACGACGACTACGTGGCCCCGGGCGCCGGCCGGTGAGCCTCGACAGATGA
- a CDS encoding glycosyltransferase family 2 protein, which produces MVVIPTFGGGRELGDLIKNVYGQGRPPGCTIRVVVVENGTQNCGETATSEGATYIHVARANASNARNVGAESEASPDVLVFVDDDVIPREGWLAALISPLAEGAAQAVVGAVVVNTEEPVSANIRRRFVDTATAMNPEAPFLAGLNMAVQANVFRDLGGFDDRLGPGTRASGGEDVLLGMALTRSGGHIAWAPEAIVEHVVPASRLTQAALLRRAAAEGRADAWIIHHWHQSSPAWLIIRVIRSALWKLGADLDPRGGHQERQLVANTRLSRDRDLLCYQHPILGIGDGVERY; this is translated from the coding sequence GTGGTGGTCATACCAACCTTTGGTGGTGGCAGAGAGCTGGGGGACTTGATCAAAAATGTCTACGGTCAAGGTCGCCCGCCTGGTTGTACAATCCGAGTGGTAGTGGTGGAAAACGGCACCCAAAATTGCGGGGAGACCGCGACAAGCGAAGGTGCCACGTACATCCACGTGGCTCGTGCAAATGCCTCGAACGCACGTAATGTTGGCGCGGAGTCGGAAGCATCACCGGACGTGCTCGTCTTCGTCGACGACGATGTCATCCCGCGCGAAGGCTGGCTCGCCGCCCTAATCAGTCCACTGGCGGAGGGCGCCGCGCAGGCAGTTGTCGGAGCGGTAGTCGTGAACACCGAAGAGCCAGTATCAGCTAACATCCGGCGGCGATTCGTTGACACGGCCACAGCCATGAACCCCGAAGCACCGTTTCTGGCAGGTCTGAACATGGCAGTTCAGGCGAACGTCTTTCGAGACTTGGGGGGCTTCGACGACCGCCTAGGGCCTGGGACCCGAGCGAGCGGCGGGGAAGACGTACTGCTCGGCATGGCCCTGACACGCAGCGGCGGGCATATCGCATGGGCACCGGAGGCCATCGTGGAGCATGTCGTACCTGCCTCTCGACTCACTCAGGCCGCACTTCTCCGGCGAGCAGCAGCAGAGGGGCGTGCTGATGCCTGGATCATCCACCACTGGCACCAGTCGTCGCCCGCCTGGTTGATCATCAGGGTAATCCGTTCCGCGCTCTGGAAGCTTGGGGCTGACCTCGATCCGCGCGGTGGCCATCAGGAGAGGCAGTTGGTTGCAAACACTAGGCTGAGTCGCGACCGCGACCTGCTGTGCTACCAACACCCCATCCTCGGCATCGGCGACGGCGTCGAGCGCTACTGA